Within the Methanomicrobium sp. W14 genome, the region AATCAGCCCTTGATCTGTATGAGTACATAAAATCCAACCTTGCGGGAGAAGATTTGTCAGAATGTATTTTTCTTTCTACATATGTTGTACCGCATGACAGACTTGAAAAAATAAAGAAAATACGGTGCCTGAAAGGAAAAAAACGGTTGATTGTCGTAAGTACTCAGCTTGTTGAAGCCGGTGTCGATATCGACATGGACGTTGTCTACAGGGATTTCGGTCCTCTGGATTCGATAAATCAGGCTGCGGGCCGGTGCAACAGAAATTCCAGACTGAAATACGGGATTGTAAACATATATTCGGTTCTAAACGAAAATGGGAAAAGATTCTCGGATTTAGTGTATGATATAACCCTTCTGGACAAGACAAGGCGTGTTCTGGAAAACTGCACTGAGATTGAGGAAAGCAGATTTTTGGATATGAACAAACTTTATTTCAGTCTTTTGTCTGAAGCTGTAAGTAATGATGAGTCCGATGAAATTCTGGATTATTTGTATGTTTTAAGTCTTGAATCCGCTGAAAAAAAGTTTAAACTGATTAAGGATGAGTATCCCCAGGTTGATGTTTTTGTAGAGGCAGATTTGAATGCTTCCGCAATCTGGAAAGAGTATCAGGAAATTAAGTCTGTTAAGGACAGCCTTGAAAGAAGGGATAGATTTTACAGTATAAAGGGGAGTTTCCTGGATTACGTAATATCCGTTCCTAAGACGCATAAGGGATACGTCGGTTACGATGAAGACCTTAATATTGGGCATGTGAGCCTTGAGGAGGTAGAACAGGGCAATCTCTACGATGCGGATACCGGATATAAGACTCCTGACAAGGAATCACTTGGGGAAGGTGCTATCGTTTTCTGATTATGCCTGCTCTAAATTAGTCCTCTATAAAAAGTCAGGAGAAAAAATCATTAAAAAACCGTTAAAAAATTATTTATTCGGCTACAAAAGACATATCGCTTAACCTGCGGATGACTCGTTTTCCGTCATCTTTTAAATAAAGAAAGGAGACTCCGCCGGCTAAACCGGACAGGTCACATCTATTGAGGTCATCTGCATCCATGCCAAGCCAGATAGCATTGAGGATACTAAGAGTGTCACCGTGGGAAACGAGTATAACATTTGAATCACCGGAGGTAATAATTTCATTGACAAAAGGTAAAAGCCTGTCCCATACATCCTTTCTTGATTCGGCATCATCAAAGAAGCGGTCATAGACAGAGTGTTCCTGCCTCTGCATATTTTCCCTAAACCATTGCACCGATTTTCCCACGGCAGAGCCAAGGTTTCGTTCACGAAGTGCACCTGTGACTAGCGGGTGTAAGTTTAAGGTTTCAGCAATGATTTCTGCTGTATGTTTTGACCTGAGCAGATTGGAAGTATACATGCACCACTCCTGATCTTTAACTACCGGAGCAAGCCTTTGTGCAATTCGCTGAGCCTGCTGAACTCCAATTTCAGAGAGGTCCCAGTCTGTCCATGAGCCGATCATCCCGTTTATGTGATGTTGAGATTGTGTGTGCTGAACCGTAATGACAGTTTTCACGATTTGTTTCCTGTATTTTTATGGGGATATTTTTGGTTAAAAGCTATTTTTTGGTTCTTTTCACTTTCTATATTTCTTTTTTTGTACAGACCTCAGTGTTGTGTGTCTGTTATTTTTTTCGCAGGACGAAAGCGATAAAATTCAGGTATTTTCCGCCGCCTGCATTCATTGTTTTGCGGTCATTGACCGCAATCTCGTTTTCCTGGTTCAGCCAGTCAGCCCAGACATTCTCGTTGCTTTCCATCTCGTATATGGAAATAACCTCGGCATCCCGGCTGCTGTTCACGATTTCTGTCCAATAATTAATGTCCCTCAGGTAGGCAAGCTGCTCCGGCGTCCACGAGAGAAGCAATTCTTTTGGTAGATTATCATGGCAGTCCTTTTTCATGCCGGGTACGCAACAGTAGACGTACCCGCCGCTTTTGACGTAAGGAAGCAGTTTTGCATCTAAATATTTGGGGTCACGCCCCCAGAAATTATAGGAATCGGTGCTGACTACCGCATCGAAGAAGTCTTTTTCAAACGGCAGGGCGCCGGCGTCGGCCTTAACAGGTATTACCTGTTCACGGGTAAGCCCCATTTCATCAAAGAATTTACGGTTCTCCTGCGGGTCGCTCCACAAATCCGTGGCATAAACGGTAAAGCCATAATCTTTTACCAGCATAACGCTTGTAAGCCCTTGCCCGCTCCCGAGGTCACAGACGAGGCTTCCGGCAGGAATTTTATGATTTAAAAGCATTTCTTCCTGCAGTTTGAACGGGTTAGGCCCCATGATTTTAGCCAGTATTTCGGGGGTTTTGTATTTTTGGCTTTTAACGTACTCCATTGTGGTTACTCCTAATCTTTA harbors:
- a CDS encoding histidine phosphatase family protein is translated as MKTVITVQHTQSQHHINGMIGSWTDWDLSEIGVQQAQRIAQRLAPVVKDQEWCMYTSNLLRSKHTAEIIAETLNLHPLVTGALRERNLGSAVGKSVQWFRENMQRQEHSVYDRFFDDAESRKDVWDRLLPFVNEIITSGDSNVILVSHGDTLSILNAIWLGMDADDLNRCDLSGLAGGVSFLYLKDDGKRVIRRLSDMSFVAE
- a CDS encoding cyclopropane-fatty-acyl-phospholipid synthase family protein; its protein translation is MEYVKSQKYKTPEILAKIMGPNPFKLQEEMLLNHKIPAGSLVCDLGSGQGLTSVMLVKDYGFTVYATDLWSDPQENRKFFDEMGLTREQVIPVKADAGALPFEKDFFDAVVSTDSYNFWGRDPKYLDAKLLPYVKSGGYVYCCVPGMKKDCHDNLPKELLLSWTPEQLAYLRDINYWTEIVNSSRDAEVISIYEMESNENVWADWLNQENEIAVNDRKTMNAGGGKYLNFIAFVLRKK